One stretch of Streptomyces agglomeratus DNA includes these proteins:
- a CDS encoding amino acid ABC transporter ATP-binding protein, whose protein sequence is MTGTGTPVLRLEGVRKTFGRDTVVLRDVNLDVAPHTVTALIGASGSGKSTLLRCANLLEEIDDGAIFLDGEDITDPRADADTVRRRIGVVFQAYNLFPHMTVLDNITLAPRRVHGTSRSQAQAHALELLDRLGLAGKASAYPDRLSGGQQQRVAIARALAVRPRLLLLDEITAALDPELVGEVLNVVRDLKGDGMTMVLATHEMGFAREVADQVCFLDGGVVLERGSPEQIFGDPREERTRRFLRRIVEAGRL, encoded by the coding sequence ATGACCGGCACCGGGACACCGGTCCTGCGGCTGGAAGGCGTACGCAAGACCTTCGGGCGCGACACGGTAGTGCTGCGTGACGTGAACCTCGACGTCGCCCCGCACACCGTCACGGCTCTCATCGGCGCGTCCGGATCGGGCAAATCGACTCTCCTGCGCTGCGCGAACCTCCTGGAGGAGATCGACGACGGCGCGATCTTCCTCGACGGCGAGGACATCACCGACCCGAGGGCCGACGCGGACACCGTGCGGCGCCGGATCGGCGTCGTGTTCCAGGCGTACAACCTCTTCCCGCACATGACGGTGCTCGACAACATCACCCTCGCGCCGAGGCGCGTACACGGCACGTCGCGGTCGCAGGCGCAGGCGCACGCCCTCGAACTCCTCGACCGGCTCGGCCTCGCCGGCAAGGCGAGCGCCTACCCCGACCGCCTCAGCGGCGGCCAGCAGCAGCGCGTCGCCATCGCCCGGGCCCTCGCCGTACGCCCGCGCCTGCTGCTGCTCGACGAGATCACGGCGGCGCTGGACCCGGAGCTGGTGGGGGAGGTCCTGAACGTCGTACGGGATCTCAAGGGGGACGGCATGACGATGGTCCTCGCCACCCACGAGATGGGCTTCGCGCGTGAAGTGGCCGACCAGGTCTGCTTCCTGGACGGCGGAGTCGTACTGGAACGCGGCTCGCCGGAGCAGATCTTCGGCGACCCCCGGGAGGAACGCACCCGGCGGTTCCTGCGGCGGATTGTCGAAGCCGGGCGCCTGTGA
- a CDS encoding amino acid ABC transporter permease yields the protein MEKTDGVVVEDVYVPSARRLERERHRRARTRRATAVAALSTLATAAVLYLVVTNSPGWPRTRETFFSAEYARDALPEVIDGLWLNLRLLVVCGAAVLVIGMLLAVARTLRGPVFFPLRALAAAYTDFFRGLPLIICLLLVVFGVPALRLAGVTTDPVLLGGAALTLTYSAYVAEVFRAGIESVHPSQRAAARSLGLSNGQALRFVVLPQAVRRVVPPLLNDLVSLQKDTGLVSIAGAVDAVYAAQIIASKEFNYTPYVVAGLVFVALTIPMTRFTDWVTARMDRRRAQGGTT from the coding sequence GTGGAGAAGACGGACGGCGTGGTGGTGGAGGACGTGTACGTCCCCTCCGCCCGGCGCCTCGAACGCGAGCGCCACCGGCGCGCCCGCACCCGCCGCGCCACCGCCGTCGCGGCCCTGAGCACGCTCGCCACCGCCGCCGTCCTCTACCTCGTCGTCACCAACTCCCCGGGCTGGCCGCGTACGCGCGAGACCTTCTTCAGCGCCGAGTACGCCCGAGACGCGCTGCCCGAGGTCATCGACGGCCTCTGGCTCAACCTGCGGCTGCTCGTCGTCTGCGGCGCCGCCGTCCTCGTCATCGGCATGCTCCTCGCCGTGGCGCGCACCCTGCGCGGGCCGGTGTTCTTCCCGCTGCGCGCCCTGGCGGCGGCGTACACCGACTTCTTCCGCGGCCTGCCGCTGATCATCTGCCTGCTGCTGGTCGTCTTCGGCGTACCCGCCCTGCGCCTGGCCGGTGTCACCACCGACCCCGTGCTGCTCGGCGGCGCGGCGCTCACCCTGACCTATTCGGCGTACGTCGCCGAGGTCTTCCGGGCCGGCATCGAGTCGGTCCACCCCTCGCAGCGGGCGGCGGCCCGCTCGCTGGGCCTCTCCAACGGACAGGCGCTGCGCTTCGTGGTGCTGCCGCAGGCCGTGCGCCGGGTGGTGCCGCCGCTGCTCAACGACCTGGTGTCGCTCCAGAAGGACACCGGCCTCGTCTCCATCGCGGGCGCCGTCGACGCCGTGTACGCGGCACAGATCATCGCGAGCAAGGAATTCAACTACACGCCGTACGTCGTCGCCGGCCTCGTCTTCGTCGCGCTGACCATCCCGATGACGCGCTTCACCGACTGGGTGACGGCCCGCATGGACCGGCGGCGAGCCCAGGGAGGCACCACATGA
- a CDS encoding ABC transporter substrate-binding protein, producing MRPATRPRRRTTSPAQFATFAALTVTAVAAVTGCAPQPESPVAAPGASASCAPGKLSTEVPGKLTIGTDKPAYAPWFEDDDPANGKGFESAVAHAVAKKLGYGKDEVVWQTVPFNTAFAPGEKKFDFDINQISISDSRKKAVSFSSGYYDVRQAVIALKSSKAAKVTTLAGLKDVKLGAQVGSTSLDVVNDVIRPGQRPAVFQKNDFAKTALKNGQVEAIVLDLPTAFYITSAEVPEAKIVGQLENTGGAGEQFGLVLDKDSGLTSCVTGAVDALRADGTLAGLEKRWLSEAADAPVLK from the coding sequence ATGCGCCCTGCCACCCGGCCCCGCCGCCGCACCACCTCCCCCGCCCAGTTCGCGACCTTCGCGGCGCTCACCGTGACGGCCGTCGCAGCCGTCACCGGCTGCGCCCCGCAGCCCGAGTCCCCGGTCGCCGCGCCCGGGGCATCGGCGAGCTGCGCGCCCGGCAAACTGTCCACCGAGGTGCCCGGCAAGCTGACCATCGGGACGGACAAGCCCGCGTACGCACCGTGGTTCGAGGACGACGACCCGGCGAACGGCAAGGGTTTCGAGTCGGCCGTCGCGCACGCCGTGGCGAAGAAGCTCGGCTACGGCAAGGACGAAGTGGTCTGGCAGACCGTGCCGTTCAACACCGCCTTCGCGCCGGGCGAGAAGAAGTTCGACTTCGACATCAACCAGATCTCCATCAGCGACAGCCGCAAGAAGGCCGTCTCCTTCTCCTCCGGCTACTACGACGTCCGCCAGGCCGTCATCGCGCTCAAGTCCTCCAAGGCCGCGAAGGTCACGACCCTGGCCGGCCTCAAGGACGTCAAGCTCGGCGCACAGGTCGGCTCCACCAGCCTCGACGTCGTCAACGACGTCATCAGGCCCGGGCAGCGGCCCGCCGTCTTCCAGAAGAACGACTTCGCCAAGACCGCGCTCAAGAACGGCCAGGTCGAAGCGATCGTCCTCGACCTCCCCACCGCCTTCTACATCACCTCGGCGGAAGTCCCCGAAGCGAAGATCGTCGGCCAGCTGGAGAACACCGGCGGCGCCGGCGAGCAGTTCGGTCTCGTACTCGACAAGGACAGCGGGCTCACGTCCTGCGTGACCGGCGCCGTGGACGCCCTGCGCGCGGACGGGACGCTCGCGGGGCTGGAGAAGCGGTGGCTGTCGGAGGCCGCCGACGCTCCGGTGCTCAAGTGA
- a CDS encoding VWA domain-containing protein, with amino-acid sequence MITRKRLTAGAFGLFVALAAGLLPAGPAAAAAAADEPDSRDSPKVELVLDVSGSMRAKDIDGQSRMAAAKQAFNDVLDAVPDEVLLGIRTLGADYPGDNRKTGCKDTRQLYPVGPLDRTEAKTAVATLSPTGWTPIGPALLGAADDLEGGDGTRRIVLITDGEDTCGPLDPCEVAREIAAKGTHLVVDTLGLVPNAKIRQQLTCIAEATGGTYTAVQHTDELSGRVKQLVDRAADPVVTPVATEGTGRCADAPELGAGLYTDREKFSEHRWYRVGVLPGQELRASVSIGADRAVARDYGVLLRAVTTRGREIVRGSEAGDGRTDVISTGLRYPKAPLDDDTDGEVKPAAETVCLQVSNSFSAPASVKTTPGLPVELTIDLVDGPDEASDVALFGLGHGWWLLGVLALTGLLAGLLWGWISRWRFAVWRTH; translated from the coding sequence ATGATCACAAGAAAACGGCTGACGGCAGGGGCGTTCGGCCTGTTCGTCGCCCTGGCCGCCGGACTCCTCCCGGCCGGGCCCGCCGCAGCCGCCGCTGCCGCCGACGAACCGGACTCCCGCGATTCCCCCAAGGTCGAACTGGTCCTCGATGTCAGCGGCTCCATGCGGGCCAAGGACATCGACGGCCAGTCCCGGATGGCCGCCGCCAAGCAGGCGTTCAACGACGTACTGGACGCCGTGCCGGACGAGGTGCTGCTCGGCATACGCACCCTCGGCGCCGACTACCCCGGCGACAACCGCAAGACCGGCTGCAAGGACACCCGGCAGCTCTACCCGGTCGGCCCGCTCGACAGGACCGAGGCCAAGACCGCCGTCGCGACGCTCTCCCCCACCGGCTGGACGCCGATCGGGCCCGCGCTCCTCGGCGCGGCCGACGACCTCGAAGGCGGTGACGGCACCCGCAGGATCGTCCTCATCACCGACGGCGAGGACACCTGCGGCCCGCTCGACCCGTGCGAGGTCGCCCGGGAGATCGCCGCGAAGGGCACCCACCTGGTCGTCGACACGCTCGGCCTGGTCCCGAACGCGAAGATCCGCCAGCAGCTGACGTGCATCGCGGAGGCCACCGGCGGCACGTACACCGCCGTACAGCACACCGACGAACTGTCTGGCCGGGTCAAGCAGTTGGTTGACCGCGCCGCCGACCCCGTCGTCACTCCGGTCGCGACCGAGGGCACCGGCCGGTGCGCCGACGCGCCCGAGCTCGGGGCCGGTCTCTACACCGACCGCGAGAAGTTCTCCGAGCACCGCTGGTACCGGGTCGGCGTACTGCCCGGTCAGGAGCTGCGTGCCTCGGTCAGCATCGGCGCCGACCGCGCCGTCGCCCGTGACTACGGAGTGCTGCTGCGGGCGGTGACCACGCGCGGCCGGGAGATCGTGCGCGGCTCCGAGGCGGGCGACGGCCGTACGGACGTGATCTCGACCGGCCTGCGCTACCCGAAGGCACCGCTCGACGACGACACCGACGGCGAGGTCAAGCCTGCGGCCGAGACCGTGTGTCTCCAGGTCAGCAACTCCTTCTCCGCTCCCGCGTCCGTCAAGACCACGCCCGGCCTGCCCGTCGAGCTGACCATCGACCTGGTGGACGGCCCCGACGAGGCGTCGGACGTCGCGTTGTTCGGTCTCGGCCACGGCTGGTGGCTGCTCGGCGTGCTCGCGCTGACCGGTCTGCTCGCCGGACTGCTGTGGGGCTGGATCTCGCGCTGGCGCTTCGCCGTATGGAGGACCCACTGA
- a CDS encoding MFS transporter has protein sequence MTTPVHGPVPTAARPVRSRRALVAGSVGNFIEWYEFGVYGYFATVIAAHFFTPEGGSGAEALVKTYASFALAFFFRPVGAALFGRLGDRIGRRPTLILVICLMTGATALIGVLPTYASIGAAAPWLLTLLRILQGLSAGGEFGGAVSVMTEFAPPHRRGRYGAWQSFTVALGLLAGAGAAALLATVLTVSQLNGWGWRVPFLLTLPLGLVALWLRLRLDETPAFAWDVAAKSEPARPPARQTLRAIALGAGRVMGWSAAGYTFLVVLPSYLQNTLNATFQQALVATVLANLGFAASILPAGTASDRFGRRTVMLTGALLVAVLALPLLNLVQDPDASTYAKGAALFCAGAAVGLMAGPGPAMLAEMFPTTVRYTGLGLAYSLSNAVFSGCAGLIITEAVERTGDADIPAYYAAATCLVSVLALLTLRGDDHRRALR, from the coding sequence ATGACCACTCCCGTCCACGGTCCTGTGCCCACGGCGGCCCGGCCGGTCCGCTCGCGGCGGGCGCTGGTGGCGGGCTCCGTCGGCAACTTCATCGAGTGGTACGAGTTCGGCGTCTACGGCTACTTCGCCACCGTCATCGCGGCGCACTTCTTCACCCCCGAGGGCGGCAGCGGCGCGGAGGCGCTCGTCAAGACGTACGCGTCGTTCGCCCTGGCGTTCTTCTTCCGTCCCGTCGGCGCGGCGCTGTTCGGGCGGCTCGGTGACCGGATCGGCCGCCGGCCGACGCTCATCCTGGTGATCTGCCTGATGACGGGCGCCACGGCGCTGATCGGGGTACTGCCGACGTACGCCTCCATCGGTGCGGCCGCGCCCTGGCTGCTGACGCTGCTGCGCATTCTGCAAGGTCTCTCGGCGGGCGGGGAGTTCGGCGGCGCGGTGTCGGTCATGACGGAGTTCGCGCCGCCGCACAGGCGGGGCCGGTACGGAGCGTGGCAGTCCTTCACGGTCGCGCTCGGGCTGCTCGCGGGCGCGGGCGCGGCGGCGCTGCTCGCGACGGTACTGACCGTGTCGCAGCTGAACGGGTGGGGCTGGCGCGTGCCCTTCCTGCTGACCCTGCCGCTCGGGCTCGTCGCGCTGTGGCTGCGGCTGCGCCTGGACGAGACGCCCGCCTTCGCGTGGGACGTGGCGGCGAAGAGCGAGCCCGCGCGACCACCCGCCCGGCAGACGCTCAGGGCGATCGCGCTCGGTGCCGGCCGGGTCATGGGGTGGTCTGCGGCCGGGTACACCTTCCTGGTCGTACTCCCCTCGTACCTCCAGAACACGCTGAACGCGACGTTCCAGCAGGCGCTCGTCGCCACCGTCCTGGCCAACCTCGGGTTCGCGGCGTCGATCCTGCCCGCGGGCACGGCCAGCGACCGGTTCGGGCGGCGGACGGTGATGCTGACCGGGGCGCTGCTGGTCGCGGTGCTCGCGCTGCCGCTGCTGAACCTGGTGCAGGACCCGGACGCGTCGACGTACGCGAAGGGGGCGGCGCTCTTCTGCGCGGGAGCGGCCGTCGGTCTGATGGCGGGGCCCGGACCCGCGATGCTGGCGGAGATGTTCCCGACCACGGTGCGCTACACGGGGCTCGGGCTGGCCTACTCGCTGTCCAATGCCGTGTTCTCCGGCTGCGCGGGGCTCATCATCACCGAGGCCGTCGAACGCACCGGTGACGCCGACATCCCCGCCTACTACGCGGCGGCAACCTGCCTCGTCAGCGTCCTCGCGCTGCTGACGCTGCGCGGCGACGACCACAGGCGGGCGCTGCGGTGA
- a CDS encoding anhydro-N-acetylmuramic acid kinase, with protein MRVIGLMSGTSYDAIDAAAADLALDGDTLVLTPLGMISEVYDDELRAALAGALPPAGTTLADVCRLDTRIGQAFAAAAVRADRELCGGRADLIASHGQTVYHWAEGGRVHGTLQLGEAAWIAEATSRPVVSGFRPRDVATGGQGAPLVSIVDVMWLRGRPGVPVALNLGGIGNVTVASAGVSREPLAFDTGPANALIDAAVREFADGGGAAYSMDTDGALAARGRVHAPLLRRLLDEPYYAAPAPKTTGKELFHLPYLRAAMAGSGTPAAEDVVATLTRLTARTVADAVRPFAATEVIASGGGTRNPVLMEWLREELGAEGGAVLRTSDELGLPSAAKEAYAFAVLGWLTAHGLPGTVPSCTGARRPSVLGSVTPGRPGLRLPEPVTTAPARLTVCAKDNSHLFTGR; from the coding sequence ATGCGGGTGATCGGCCTCATGTCCGGCACGTCGTACGACGCCATCGACGCCGCCGCCGCGGACCTCGCCCTGGACGGGGACACGCTGGTGCTCACCCCGCTCGGCATGATCAGCGAGGTGTACGACGACGAACTGCGGGCCGCGCTCGCCGGGGCGCTGCCGCCCGCCGGTACGACGCTGGCCGACGTGTGCCGGCTCGACACGCGCATCGGGCAGGCGTTCGCCGCCGCCGCTGTCCGGGCGGACCGTGAACTGTGCGGCGGGCGGGCCGACTTGATTGCCTCGCACGGGCAGACCGTGTACCACTGGGCGGAGGGCGGACGGGTCCACGGCACGCTCCAGTTGGGTGAGGCCGCCTGGATCGCCGAGGCCACGTCCCGTCCCGTCGTCTCGGGATTCCGTCCGCGCGATGTGGCCACAGGGGGCCAGGGCGCGCCCCTGGTGAGCATCGTCGACGTCATGTGGCTGCGGGGGCGGCCCGGCGTGCCGGTGGCACTGAACCTGGGCGGCATCGGCAACGTCACCGTGGCCTCGGCGGGCGTCTCGCGCGAACCACTGGCGTTCGACACCGGGCCCGCGAACGCGCTGATCGACGCGGCGGTGCGGGAGTTCGCGGACGGCGGCGGGGCAGCGTACTCCATGGACACCGACGGTGCGCTCGCCGCCCGGGGACGCGTCCACGCGCCGCTGCTGCGACGGCTGCTGGACGAGCCGTACTACGCCGCGCCGGCGCCGAAGACGACGGGCAAGGAGCTGTTCCATCTGCCCTACCTGCGTGCGGCCATGGCCGGTTCGGGGACGCCGGCCGCCGAGGATGTCGTCGCCACGCTCACACGGCTCACGGCGCGGACGGTCGCCGACGCCGTCCGGCCCTTCGCGGCGACGGAGGTGATCGCGTCGGGCGGGGGCACCCGCAATCCGGTGCTGATGGAGTGGCTGCGGGAGGAACTGGGCGCGGAGGGCGGCGCGGTGCTGCGGACGTCGGACGAGCTGGGGCTGCCGTCCGCCGCCAAGGAGGCGTACGCCTTCGCCGTCCTGGGCTGGCTGACCGCGCACGGGCTGCCCGGCACCGTCCCCTCGTGCACCGGTGCCCGGCGGCCGAGCGTCCTGGGCTCGGTCACCCCCGGCCGTCCCGGCCTGCGCCTGCCGGAGCCGGTGACGACGGCGCCCGCCCGGCTGACGGTTTGCGCCAAGGACAACTCCCACCTCTTTACGGGGCGTTGA
- a CDS encoding M64 family metallopeptidase yields the protein MRVPNRPALLAVAGALVAACAVGTTPQATAAAPAAASPAAAPHPVTANATVVPVQRTGPADKRFNLVVLGDGYTAGDMAGFRADVDKHLKVLWSMEPFASYRSYINVWAVEVPSAESGVDCDPGLDAPRRDTPLDMGFWGGCDPASVQRLLSVDATAATALADLVPGTKSSNRQIVGLANSATYGGAGGTYATASGGNALSSLITPHEIGHSLGKLQDEYDYYARGVPGGAYEGGEPDSAHHTLLTEEEMRAERRKWWRWLGERSDAGGVIGRHEGGLYRTKGVWRPSRHSMMKTLGYSFDQVEREVMTQAVSGKVNLVQGHTPNGAPIGDDRTVWVDTLHPVGGELDTVWRLDGRPVGGAGGERSLDLRRLGLSEGGRRTLTATVTDPTPFVRDPAVRASAALTRTVTWTVDPSVITEPSSAAPDFTGHTGTTEPVGAESVVYADTTHPTGRSPRVRWTLDGRPVHNPGNDRDLDLGPLGLRGGSHTLTARIAGTDRTLTWTVDATPAKAAYELSEPLRTVRRPGKPVEHVYDGPFTMKLTARDTQGGHVVTQFRVDGDGWYTYFGWPTDADAPFRFTPGGTVVDDLVYGKLGTPRVVPWDDATPEYGPHTIEYRTIDSAGNVGAPKAFRVTLVPPSSSYRGEG from the coding sequence ATGAGAGTTCCGAACAGACCCGCGCTGCTCGCGGTGGCGGGGGCACTCGTCGCCGCCTGCGCCGTCGGCACCACACCACAGGCCACTGCGGCAGCACCGGCGGCGGCGTCACCGGCGGCGGCGCCCCATCCCGTGACCGCGAACGCCACGGTGGTGCCCGTCCAGCGGACCGGCCCGGCCGACAAGCGCTTCAATCTGGTCGTGCTCGGTGACGGTTACACCGCCGGCGACATGGCAGGCTTCCGGGCCGACGTGGACAAGCACCTGAAGGTGCTGTGGAGCATGGAACCGTTCGCCTCCTACCGTTCGTACATCAACGTCTGGGCGGTGGAAGTGCCGTCGGCCGAGTCGGGCGTCGACTGCGATCCCGGTCTGGACGCACCGCGCCGTGACACGCCGCTGGACATGGGTTTCTGGGGCGGCTGCGACCCGGCCAGTGTGCAGCGGCTGCTGTCCGTCGACGCGACGGCGGCGACGGCCCTGGCCGACCTGGTCCCCGGTACGAAGAGTTCCAACCGGCAGATCGTCGGCCTGGCCAACAGCGCTACGTACGGAGGCGCGGGCGGCACCTACGCCACCGCGTCCGGCGGCAACGCCCTGTCGTCCCTCATCACCCCGCACGAGATAGGCCACTCGCTGGGCAAGCTCCAGGACGAGTACGACTACTACGCGCGCGGGGTCCCGGGCGGTGCGTACGAGGGCGGGGAACCGGACTCCGCGCACCACACGCTCCTCACCGAGGAGGAGATGCGCGCCGAGCGGCGGAAGTGGTGGCGCTGGCTGGGCGAGCGCAGCGACGCCGGCGGCGTCATCGGGCGCCACGAGGGCGGTCTGTACCGGACGAAGGGCGTCTGGCGGCCGAGCAGGCACTCGATGATGAAGACCCTGGGTTACTCCTTCGACCAGGTCGAACGGGAGGTGATGACGCAGGCGGTCTCCGGCAAGGTGAACCTGGTGCAGGGCCACACCCCGAACGGCGCGCCGATCGGTGACGACCGGACGGTGTGGGTCGACACGCTGCATCCGGTCGGCGGTGAGCTCGACACCGTATGGCGGCTGGACGGCCGGCCGGTGGGCGGCGCGGGGGGCGAGCGCAGTCTGGATCTGCGACGGCTCGGCCTCTCCGAGGGCGGCCGCCGCACGCTGACCGCGACGGTCACGGACCCGACGCCGTTCGTACGGGACCCGGCCGTCCGCGCGTCGGCGGCACTGACACGCACGGTCACGTGGACGGTCGACCCGTCGGTGATCACCGAGCCGTCCTCGGCGGCCCCGGACTTCACGGGGCACACCGGCACCACGGAACCGGTGGGCGCCGAGTCGGTCGTGTACGCCGACACCACCCACCCCACGGGCCGCTCCCCGCGCGTGCGGTGGACGCTGGACGGGCGGCCGGTACACAACCCCGGCAACGACCGCGATCTCGACCTGGGCCCGCTGGGACTGCGGGGCGGCAGCCACACCCTGACGGCCCGCATCGCCGGTACGGACCGCACGCTGACCTGGACCGTCGACGCGACGCCCGCGAAGGCGGCGTACGAACTGTCCGAACCGCTGCGCACGGTGCGGCGGCCGGGAAAGCCGGTGGAACACGTCTATGACGGCCCGTTCACGATGAAGCTGACCGCGCGCGACACCCAGGGCGGCCACGTGGTCACCCAGTTCCGGGTCGACGGGGACGGCTGGTACACCTACTTCGGCTGGCCGACGGACGCCGACGCGCCGTTCCGCTTCACGCCGGGCGGCACGGTCGTCGACGACCTGGTCTACGGCAAGCTGGGCACGCCGCGCGTGGTGCCGTGGGACGACGCGACCCCGGAGTACGGCCCGCACACGATCGAGTACCGCACGATCGACTCCGCGGGCAACGTCGGCGCGCCGAAGGCGTTCCGCGTGACGCTGGTGCCGCCGTCCTCGTCGTACCGCGGGGAGGGCTAG
- the ligA gene encoding NAD-dependent DNA ligase LigA, with product MKGMTNTSAVLAHSAAYAEAVQTATRAAAAYYAQGDSALDDDAYDRLVRLIEAYEQEHPDEVLPDSPTGKVAGGAAVGDVPHTAAMLSLDNVFSAEQFATWTASLERRLGRPVERWSVEPKLDGLAVAARYRQGRLVRLITRGDGTAGEDVSHAVGTIVGLPGELTEPATFEVRGEVLMTTEQFEKANAVRTEHGGEPFANPRNGAAGTLRAKDRPYTVEMTFFAYGALPLPGSGELGEGLGEWTHSDILRRVAALGVHTAADTAVPPRTAATVQEVQARVEEIAALRPELPFGIDGIVVKADSAEDQREAGAGSRAPRWAIAYKLPAVEKVTRLIAVEWNVGRTGIIAPRAVLEPVEIDGSTVTYATLHNPADITRRDLRLGDQVMVYKAGDIIPRIEAPVAHLRTGEEQPIAFPEACPQCGSEIDASEQRWRCVRGRNCRVVASIAYAVGRDQLDIEGLGTTRVVQLVDAGLVTDFADLFTLTREQLLTLDRMGETSADNLLAGIDRARTQPLSRVLAALGVRGTGRSMSRRIARHFATMDHLRAADADAVQRVEGIGVEKAPVIVAELAELGPLIAKLVAAGVNMTEPGATPPAEAEEEAAAGPTGPLGGMTVVVTGAMTGPLEKLSRNQMNEVIERAGGKASSSVSKRTSLVVAGENAGSKRAKAEDLGVRIATPDEFAVMVADALPTS from the coding sequence ATGAAGGGCATGACGAACACCTCTGCCGTTCTCGCACATTCCGCCGCATACGCCGAGGCGGTCCAGACCGCGACCCGTGCGGCCGCCGCCTATTACGCCCAGGGCGACAGCGCTCTGGACGACGACGCGTACGACCGGCTGGTGCGGCTGATCGAGGCGTACGAGCAGGAGCATCCGGACGAAGTGCTGCCGGACTCCCCGACCGGGAAGGTGGCCGGCGGCGCCGCCGTTGGGGACGTGCCGCACACGGCGGCGATGCTGTCGCTGGACAACGTGTTCTCCGCCGAGCAGTTCGCCACCTGGACGGCGTCCCTGGAGCGCAGACTCGGCCGGCCGGTGGAGCGGTGGAGCGTCGAGCCGAAGCTCGACGGCCTCGCCGTCGCCGCCCGCTACCGGCAGGGCAGACTCGTCCGGCTCATCACGCGCGGGGACGGCACGGCGGGCGAGGACGTGTCGCACGCGGTGGGCACCATCGTCGGCCTGCCCGGCGAGCTGACCGAGCCCGCCACGTTCGAGGTGCGCGGTGAAGTCCTCATGACGACCGAGCAGTTCGAGAAGGCGAACGCGGTACGCACGGAGCACGGCGGGGAGCCCTTCGCCAACCCGCGCAACGGCGCGGCCGGCACGCTGCGGGCCAAGGACCGCCCGTACACGGTGGAGATGACGTTCTTCGCGTACGGCGCACTCCCGCTGCCCGGCTCGGGCGAACTCGGCGAAGGGCTGGGGGAGTGGACGCACAGCGATATCCTGCGGCGCGTCGCCGCGCTCGGCGTGCACACCGCCGCGGACACCGCCGTCCCGCCGCGCACGGCGGCCACGGTGCAGGAGGTGCAGGCCCGGGTCGAGGAGATCGCCGCGCTGCGCCCCGAGCTGCCGTTCGGCATCGACGGGATCGTCGTCAAGGCCGACTCGGCCGAGGACCAGCGCGAGGCGGGGGCCGGTTCGCGGGCGCCGCGCTGGGCGATCGCGTACAAGCTCCCGGCCGTGGAAAAGGTGACCCGGCTGATCGCCGTCGAGTGGAACGTCGGGCGTACGGGCATCATCGCGCCGCGTGCCGTTCTCGAACCGGTGGAGATCGACGGGTCGACGGTCACGTACGCCACCTTGCACAATCCGGCCGACATCACACGCCGCGACCTGCGCCTGGGCGACCAGGTGATGGTCTACAAGGCCGGCGACATCATTCCGCGCATCGAGGCGCCGGTCGCGCATCTGCGTACCGGTGAGGAACAGCCGATCGCCTTCCCGGAGGCGTGCCCGCAGTGCGGTTCGGAAATCGACGCGAGCGAGCAGCGCTGGCGCTGCGTGCGCGGCCGGAACTGCCGGGTGGTGGCGTCCATCGCGTACGCCGTCGGACGCGACCAGCTCGACATCGAAGGTCTCGGTACGACGCGTGTCGTCCAGCTCGTGGACGCCGGCCTGGTCACCGACTTCGCCGACCTGTTCACCCTCACCCGCGAGCAGCTGCTGACGCTGGACCGGATGGGCGAGACCAGCGCGGACAATCTGCTGGCCGGAATCGACCGGGCCAGGACACAGCCGCTGTCCCGTGTCCTCGCCGCCCTCGGTGTGCGGGGCACCGGCCGCTCCATGTCCCGTCGCATCGCCCGGCACTTCGCGACGATGGACCACCTGCGGGCGGCCGACGCGGACGCGGTGCAGCGGGTGGAGGGCATCGGGGTGGAGAAGGCGCCGGTGATCGTGGCCGAGCTGGCGGAGCTCGGTCCGCTGATCGCCAAGCTCGTGGCGGCGGGTGTGAACATGACGGAGCCGGGCGCGACGCCGCCGGCCGAGGCGGAGGAAGAGGCGGCGGCCGGGCCCACGGGGCCCCTCGGTGGCATGACCGTCGTGGTGACCGGCGCGATGACGGGGCCGCTGGAGAAGCTGAGCCGCAATCAGATGAACGAGGTCATCGAGCGCGCAGGCGGCAAGGCTTCGTCCAGCGTATCGAAGCGCACGTCGTTGGTGGTGGCGGGCGAGAACGCGGGATCCAAGCGGGCGAAGGCGGAGGATCTGGGCGTACGCATCGCCACCCCTGACGAGTTCGCGGTCATGGTCGCGGACGCGCTGCCGACGAGCTAG